Proteins from one Rosa chinensis cultivar Old Blush chromosome 7, RchiOBHm-V2, whole genome shotgun sequence genomic window:
- the LOC112175116 gene encoding uncharacterized protein LOC112175116: MEDGNPNPNNAIISRETIDSVAGWVSATVSSAFFSSLERFSCVNVATTDADEDDDDDEAAHRPLALTDLTHPDQQHHHANDVAQLPV, from the coding sequence ATGGAAGACGGCAACCCCAACCCCAATAACGCCATAATCTCCCGGGAGACGATTGACTCGGTCGCCGGCTGGGTCAGCGCCACCGTCTCCTCCGCCTTCTTCTCCTCCCTCGAGCGCTTCTCCTGCGTCAACGTCGCCACCACGGACGCCGACGAGGACGACGATGACGACGAGGCCGCCCACCGCCCTCTCGCTCTCACCGATCTCACCCACCCCGATCAACAGCACCACCACGCAAACGACGTCGCTCAGCTCCCCGTCTGA